The genome window AATTATAGCATTTATATGCCACTGGAAAGTATATCCTGTTGTTTCTGCGATAATAATGACACTAAGGTTCTTTACCAAATTGGCGACTTTAAAATTGTAAAATGTAAAAATTGTGGATTAGTGTATACCAACCCAAGACTTTCCTGTGCTGATTTGAACCAACTTTACAACGATCACTATTTTCGAAGTCAAAATCCATTAACTTTAGGCTATGAAAATTATCTAAATGATGCCGAAAATATTATTAAAACATTCCAAAAACGCTGGGCGTTAATTGAACGACACTTGACAACTAATGGCCGACGAATTTTAGATATTGGTTGTGCCTACGGATTTCTATTAAACTATCTTCAGAAAAAAGGTTACGAAACCTACGGAATTGAACTCTCGAAAAATGCCGCTGATTATGCTATCAGGAATTTTAAATTAAAGGTTTTCACCAAACAATTGCGGGAAATTAAGTTTGAAGATAATTATTTTGATGTCATAACAATTTGGGATGTAATTGAACACTTTCCTAATCCTAAACTGGAGCTTTTAGAAATAAAGCGAATTCTAAAGCCTGGTGGAATTTTATCAGTTATTACTCCAGACTCTGGAAGTTTTCAAGCTAGATTTTGGGGTGGACGGTGGGTTGAGTATCTTCGTCCCGCGGAACACCTCTATTTTTTTTCAAAAAAGATATTAATTAAAAAAATATCTGAGCTCGGCTTTGATGTTATTACCATTGGAACGGCCGGGAAATTTGTCAGTATAAGATTTGTTCTTGACCGACTGAAAGCATATAATAAATTCTTATTTACTGCCATTGAAAAAATTGGCAGTTATTTAAAAATAAACGAAAAGATCTTTTATGTTGATCCCAAAGACAAAATGTTTATAAACTTCCGAAAACGATGAAAAATCAATCCAGGGCAAAAGCAGAATCTCGCTCGGTATTTAACTTTATACCTCAAAATTTTCTGAAGTTACTTCTTGTTATTATTGGTTTGAATTTTCTTTTTAATCTTTTGCTTTTTGATCCCAAATTATTTACCGGGGGTGATAATGCGGTCTATATAAGTCTTGCCGAATCAATCGCCTCAGGTAATGGTTATAAAGATATTTTTGACCCGGATAATCCACCACATACTCAGTATCCTTTTGGCCTGCCTTTGCTATTAACGCCGATTGTTTATGTTTGGGGTCATAATTACATTTTAATGAAGTTGTTAATTATCTTCATAGGCTTAGGGCTAATTTATTTTCTCGGGAGACTTCTACAACAAATTTCTACTTGGGAAATTACGCTTTTTGTGGTGTTACTTACCGCTTTAAATCCCTATATCATTGAGTATTCACACTGGATTTTAACCGAAATTCCCTATCTCTTTTTTTCTATCTTAGGAATTTACTTACTTGAAAGAGCCTTAAACAGTCAAAATCGCGGTCTGGTTTATTTAATAGCTGGAGCCGGTGCTATTGTCTATTCTTACTTTATAAGACCCACCGGTTTAGCATTAATTGCTGCTGGTTTTTTAATCTTACTTATAAAAAAGCGTTACAAATATGCGCTAATTTATTCTGCGGTAATTCTTATCTGCGTCTTTCCTTGGTTTTACCGTAATGCCCGAATTGGCGAAGTCTTGGGGCTATCTCAAAAGATGTTAATGATGCGTAGTGTCTACAACATGGAAAGCGGCACGATGACATTTTCGGAGCTGATTAATCGGGTTTTAGCAAACTTAAGAATATATAGTTTTACAATCATACCGCAAAGTATTTTCTATAACATTCCTGAACACGATTTAGGTAAATTGTTATTAGCCCTGATACTTATTTTGCCTTGGTTATTGGGATTTGGTCATCAAATTATCAAAAAATTTAGCCTCAGCCATCTGTATTTTCTGAGCTATTTCTTAATTGTGCTCCCCTGGCATGAGTATGTTAGTACCGAACGATATTTCCTGCCGGTCCTACCCTTATTTTTATACTTTGTAGCTAACGGGTTAATAACGATAAGTAATAAACTTAAAATCTCAAAATCTTGGCTTTTGGGACCATATCTGGTGGTTATAAGTTTTATAAGCGTCTTTAATATTGTTAAGATGGCACCGACCCAGCTTAATAATCTAATTCTTTATCTGAAAGGTGACAAATATGCTGGCTATAGTCCGGACTGGGTGCGATTTTTTGAAGCGGCTGAGTGGATCAAGGCCAACACCCCAGAAAATAGTGTCGTCATTTCTCGGAAACCCCCATTTGTGTATCTGGTAGCACGTCGCAAAGGCAAGATTTATCCTTTTACCTTTGACCGAGAAAAAGTAAAATCGTTTTTATTCGATAGTAAAGCCAAGTATATCTTAGTTGATCATTTTTATTGGACGGGCACAACCCCGAAATATTTAATTCCGGTTCTCCAAGAGTATCCTGACAAGTACGAGATCCTTTTTATCTCCAAACCACCGGAAACCTTGGTCCTAAAAACAAAATCAGATTAAATCGCCGAAATTTAGGCTAATTTCAATATCAAGACCGTCCCCGGGACGCTATCGGATACGAGGAGTGGTTGGTATTACTAATAGTAGCTTACAAACTAAACAGCTCCGGATCTTTAAACGTTGTCTTCTCATATCTAATATCTAGATGCTAAATTGTAATCAAATGGGGAAAGAATTTTTAACTTAGCTTATGCGTTCGGCCGTAAATACATTTTGAGTATCAAAACGCACCGTGATTTTTCTGATTCCGTAAGTTTGATCAAATTCCACATCGCTTTGATAGTTCTTTAACTTAAACTTCATAAAATATAGTCCGATATCGCCCGAGATTTTAATTGTCTCGTCAGAAACTGGACTTACTTGATAGCGAGCGCTAAACCTTAGTGGTCGGGTTAGAAAACTTAAGGCGTCGTGTAGGATTCTAATGCCTAGGGGTAAACTACTAATAATCGGAGGTTGGTCAGTAAATGTATAACTTTTATGACGCACATAGCCAAAGCTTGGTAAGGCTAAGGCTAAGGCGTAAAGTGCACTATTGGGTCGTCCCTCAAATTTTAATAGATAAAAAATTCCGTGATTAACACTAAAATACGCTCGGGCGCGATTATTGGCTTCCAAATATAAATTGCCCCAAAAATCAAGCTTTACTTCCCAGGCTTCATAAAATATCTTGTGATTGGTGACAACCTTATATTTGAGCTGATTTCCTAAGCGAAAGTTAAGTAGTTCTTGAATATGCGCCTCAGCTGGAAAATTACTCACCACATCATTTTTCTGAGGACAGCCGATTTTTATCCAAACTAAACCTGGCTGATTAAGGGTGCGTTGCAAATAGTTAACAATATCGGCTCGAATCGTCCGAGAACCAACCTCAGGATTAGCTTGAATGTGAAAATGCAAATGGGGTATTAAGGAGCGACCAGAATTACCACAACTAGCTAAAACCTGACCGGCCTTGACATATTCGCCTTCTCGAACCTTAATGCTATTATATTTCAGATGCGCTAGTAACGAGTAAACTCGTCCTTGATGTTCTAGAACAATAAAATTACCCCAATTCTCTTTAGTATTAACGACCCCAATCGGATTGTCTAAAATCCAATCCACTATCTTAACTACAACACCATCAGCCGGCGCCAAGACCGGCTTATCATACGCATAATAATCTTCTAATTCTTGACCGTTTCGGATAAATCTTCGACCTTCCTCATCAGCAACTTCAAAATCCCAGGCATATTGCCAGTCGTATCGATGAGTAATTTGGTCTTTATTACCCTGGCTTACAATCCATTCGCCATTAAATGGCAGATAAAATTGATAATAACTTTGACCTGGAAATCGGACAATTCGAATATTATAATACTCTAAATTTTCTTCCGGGGAACCCATATAAAATGGGACGAGATACGGCCGAAGATTACTCAAACGATGCTTAAACCCATAAAGAATTACCAGCACCACTAAATTGAAAGGAATTGCCACAACCGGCAGTTGCCAAGGAGCTAGGAGATTTTGAAACCCTAAACCTAAGATCACACCTACGCCACTGGCGATAACGGCCAAGAGTACTGATGTAATATCAGGCACAAAAAACACCCCACCAATTGCAATGGCCGTTAATATCGTATTAAATCCCAAAAGCATTAGTGCATCAGGATCGAAAACACCCAAGGCTCTTATAACGCCACAACCGACAAAAAATCCAACAAGGGAAAGCAATCCCATAATTCGAGAGTAGATTAGGATTACTAAAAACACCAAAGCACCGGCTACGAGATTTGGGCTAAAAATAATACTACCAAGACTTTTTAAATATAAATTAAGCCAAGTTGGTAAAAATTCCCCTCCGAGCACGAAAGTTTTAAAAGCCCATATTGGGTTAATTCGATTGTTATATATTGCTAATGTAAGAAGCAAAATTAAAACAAAGGGCAGACTCAAGACAGGCAGTGCTAAATAATTCCGCAAAAAGTTTTCTAAACTAACCGAAAGAATCGTCACAAAAATCGCTAGTAAGAATATTATTCCCAAAAGTATTAAATAATTGTCAAACGATCGACCAAGAAAATACCCAACTCCTAACGAAACTAATAAGCTATTAAAACTGTAATAACTAGTGGTTCGCACAAAATCAGTTAACCGTACTAACCAAGCGAAAGCTAGCGAAATCAAAACTCCCCAAAGCCCAGAGAGTCCAACGACTGGATTAGTAAAACTGGCGAGCAAAATAATTAGCCCAAGAAGTGTGCTGTGGGTTGATTTTTTATTGTCGATAAAAAAAATTACCGAATAACTATCTAAGATTGAGCTTAAAATTATTGTAAGACAATTCTTCACGACTTTTTATCTAATCGGAGTTGTCGAGGTAAAATTTCTGGTGCGGTAAGATATTCAAAATCTTCTTTCTTTCTTATTATCACGCTCTTTTTATCCGCGGTAATTAAAACCACGTTAGGTCGATATGTGATAAATTGCATCCACTGGGTCACATTATAAGCACCGACAGGATTAATAATAATTAAATCACCTGATGAAAGATTCGGGAAACGAATATATGGTCGCAACACATCAATATTCATACATAATGGACCATAAATAACGGTATTTTCTAAAGACCCGGAGAACGGCTGAGCTGGAATAAAATTATGTTTATACCAATTGGCTGTGTATAGAAGATTAACGCCGGCATCAACAATTAATGCCCGGGTGC of candidate division WOR-3 bacterium contains these proteins:
- a CDS encoding class I SAM-dependent methyltransferase, producing MPLESISCCFCDNNDTKVLYQIGDFKIVKCKNCGLVYTNPRLSCADLNQLYNDHYFRSQNPLTLGYENYLNDAENIIKTFQKRWALIERHLTTNGRRILDIGCAYGFLLNYLQKKGYETYGIELSKNAADYAIRNFKLKVFTKQLREIKFEDNYFDVITIWDVIEHFPNPKLELLEIKRILKPGGILSVITPDSGSFQARFWGGRWVEYLRPAEHLYFFSKKILIKKISELGFDVITIGTAGKFVSIRFVLDRLKAYNKFLFTAIEKIGSYLKINEKIFYVDPKDKMFINFRKR
- a CDS encoding urea transporter encodes the protein MKNCLTIILSSILDSYSVIFFIDNKKSTHSTLLGLIILLASFTNPVVGLSGLWGVLISLAFAWLVRLTDFVRTTSYYSFNSLLVSLGVGYFLGRSFDNYLILLGIIFLLAIFVTILSVSLENFLRNYLALPVLSLPFVLILLLTLAIYNNRINPIWAFKTFVLGGEFLPTWLNLYLKSLGSIIFSPNLVAGALVFLVILIYSRIMGLLSLVGFFVGCGVIRALGVFDPDALMLLGFNTILTAIAIGGVFFVPDITSVLLAVIASGVGVILGLGFQNLLAPWQLPVVAIPFNLVVLVILYGFKHRLSNLRPYLVPFYMGSPEENLEYYNIRIVRFPGQSYYQFYLPFNGEWIVSQGNKDQITHRYDWQYAWDFEVADEEGRRFIRNGQELEDYYAYDKPVLAPADGVVVKIVDWILDNPIGVVNTKENWGNFIVLEHQGRVYSLLAHLKYNSIKVREGEYVKAGQVLASCGNSGRSLIPHLHFHIQANPEVGSRTIRADIVNYLQRTLNQPGLVWIKIGCPQKNDVVSNFPAEAHIQELLNFRLGNQLKYKVVTNHKIFYEAWEVKLDFWGNLYLEANNRARAYFSVNHGIFYLLKFEGRPNSALYALALALPSFGYVRHKSYTFTDQPPIISSLPLGIRILHDALSFLTRPLRFSARYQVSPVSDETIKISGDIGLYFMKFKLKNYQSDVEFDQTYGIRKITVRFDTQNVFTAERIS